One stretch of Spiroplasma mirum ATCC 29335 DNA includes these proteins:
- a CDS encoding PfkB family carbohydrate kinase codes for MIYTLTLNSAVDWIVETETFSLGVTNKALNEYEVLGGKGINVSVMLKNLGYETTVLGWMGQDSKLEFLNYLKAKNIDSNFVEVAGQGPGKFKNKKLNY; via the coding sequence ATGATTTATACTTTGACTTTAAATTCCGCCGTTGATTGGATTGTGGAAACTGAAACTTTTAGTTTAGGAGTGACAAATAAAGCTCTGAATGAATATGAGGTTCTTGGTGGTAAGGGCATTAATGTTTCGGTAATGTTAAAAAATTTAGGATACGAAACAACGGTTTTAGGATGAATGGGCCAAGATAGTAAACTTGAATTTTTAAATTATTTAAAAGCAAAAAATATCGATAGTAATTTTGTCGAGGTTGCTGGGCAAGGTCCGGGTAAATTTAAAAATAAAAAACTTAACTACTAA
- a CDS encoding APC family permease — translation MSRNRKHLKLFEFLTVFATMIGIVVGVGIYSKNDLGKGHVLGITQNPIMAIILWVIVGILGIAMIVTFMEIASSTKKAKSGTLANWFGHFVNRKTGSLVAIFNILGYIPIIYSILSYLIIDFILIALEVTPSTEVKLVIFLVGGVGIMSLFGIANAFTRHSGKIIQIIGLGIKLFPLIIGLFLGFIHPASDNSFNESTMRSWHAKNFFIAIAPILFSLDGFIYAANLQKEVTNKQQVPKALFCGMVFIIVFYVLLSISIFLGTNDGSLFTLFTNTLAGWFTKVIYWLIVISALVSLNGMTLTGAHAIHAASEDKFFFFQKAISLKWSAIYQTIIGIVWYLIAVLVSYFATGDLFYIIDQLSNAITVLDFIFYGLLILAAIVNRIRKKVPVDKTRMFWPFAILSVVILATFTSYIIYSIFAEPGGITRWFLLGTMMIVIIMWAINEYLIKKTQKSEPEASAKVDPTLLNSELVKSQQTFETV, via the coding sequence GTGAGTAGGAATAGAAAACATCTAAAACTTTTTGAGTTTTTAACTGTGTTTGCGACAATGATTGGGATTGTTGTGGGGGTTGGAATTTATTCAAAAAATGACCTTGGGAAAGGCCATGTTTTAGGAATTACCCAAAACCCAATTATGGCAATTATCTTATGAGTCATTGTTGGAATTTTGGGAATTGCGATGATTGTCACTTTTATGGAAATCGCTTCGTCCACTAAAAAAGCCAAAAGTGGTACCTTAGCTAACTGATTTGGTCATTTTGTTAATCGAAAAACCGGATCATTAGTAGCTATTTTTAATATCTTAGGTTATATACCTATTATTTACTCAATTTTATCGTACTTAATTATTGATTTTATATTAATTGCGTTAGAAGTAACTCCAAGCACTGAAGTTAAATTAGTAATCTTCTTGGTTGGGGGTGTGGGAATAATGAGTTTATTTGGAATTGCCAATGCTTTCACTCGTCATTCAGGGAAAATCATTCAAATTATTGGGCTAGGAATTAAGTTATTCCCGTTAATTATTGGATTATTTTTAGGATTCATTCACCCAGCTAGTGATAACTCATTTAATGAATCAACAATGCGGAGCTGACACGCTAAGAATTTTTTTATTGCAATTGCACCAATTTTATTCTCTCTTGATGGTTTTATCTATGCCGCAAATTTACAAAAAGAAGTTACTAATAAACAACAAGTCCCTAAGGCCTTATTTTGTGGAATGGTATTTATTATTGTCTTTTATGTTTTATTATCAATCTCAATCTTCTTAGGAACAAATGATGGAAGTTTATTTACCTTGTTTACTAATACGTTAGCTGGCTGATTTACCAAAGTAATTTATTGGTTGATTGTGATTTCCGCTCTTGTTAGTTTAAACGGGATGACCTTAACGGGAGCCCATGCAATCCATGCGGCTTCCGAAGATAAGTTCTTTTTCTTCCAAAAAGCAATTTCGTTAAAATGATCAGCAATTTACCAAACTATTATTGGAATTGTGTGATATTTAATTGCCGTATTAGTTAGTTATTTTGCTACTGGCGATTTATTTTATATTATTGACCAGTTATCAAATGCGATTACAGTTCTTGATTTTATCTTTTATGGTTTATTAATCTTAGCGGCCATTGTTAATCGGATTCGTAAAAAAGTTCCAGTTGATAAAACTCGCATGTTTTGACCGTTTGCAATTTTATCAGTGGTAATTTTAGCTACTTTTACTTCTTATATTATTTATTCAATTTTTGCCGAACCAGGAGGAATTACCCGTTGGTTCTTATTAGGTACGATGATGATTGTGATTATTATGTGAGCAATTAATGAATATTTAATTAAAAAAACCCAAAAATCAGAACCCGAAGCAAGTGCCAAAGTTGATCCTACCTTATTAAATTCGGAATTAGTTAAGTCGCAGCAAACCTTTGAAACAGTATAA
- the obgE gene encoding GTPase ObgE, producing MKFIDVATIKLQAGKGGDGAVAFRRELYVPKGGPSGGDGGNGGDIIFVGDEGMNTLLDLKYQSEIKAQDGEKGDIKDMHGKNAPHKYVKVPLGTLVINNATNQIICDILEHNQECIVAKGGKGGRGNARFANSRNKAPTIFEAGDLGESLEVRCELKVLADVGLVGLPNAGKSTLLSKISKAKPQIADYPFTTLTPQLGVTKDSKNRSFVVADLPGLIEGASLGKGLGHDFLRHIERCKIIVHVIDMSGNYGTENVVANYHKIQNELKLYNYKLELRKELIVANKMDIDNARENLQEFKQQIKNVHIIETSGLLNQNLDVLLNWVGDFLAEIKENKALWQLGEAEPTSDASYKYYTYEEKQPDVQIINLGNGLWKVEGESVFKAYHKTPISTYDNLLLFNKKLQDLKVFEMLCAKGIQPGDTVKIFDYELEWDG from the coding sequence ATGAAATTTATTGATGTTGCAACAATTAAATTACAAGCAGGAAAAGGCGGCGATGGGGCGGTCGCTTTTCGTCGTGAGTTATATGTTCCCAAAGGTGGCCCATCCGGGGGCGATGGTGGTAATGGTGGTGACATTATCTTTGTTGGGGATGAAGGAATGAACACCTTATTAGATTTGAAATACCAAAGTGAAATTAAAGCCCAAGATGGTGAAAAGGGGGACATTAAAGATATGCATGGTAAAAATGCTCCCCATAAATATGTTAAAGTTCCGTTAGGAACCTTAGTTATTAATAATGCGACAAATCAAATTATTTGTGATATTTTGGAACATAATCAAGAATGTATTGTCGCAAAGGGCGGTAAAGGTGGCCGTGGTAATGCCCGCTTTGCAAACTCACGTAATAAAGCTCCAACCATTTTTGAAGCAGGGGATTTGGGCGAAAGTCTTGAGGTTCGGTGCGAATTAAAAGTTTTAGCCGATGTTGGATTAGTTGGGCTCCCGAATGCTGGTAAATCAACTTTATTATCAAAAATATCAAAAGCAAAACCCCAAATTGCTGATTATCCTTTTACAACCTTAACTCCGCAGTTAGGGGTCACTAAGGATAGTAAAAACCGCAGTTTTGTGGTGGCGGATTTACCGGGACTAATTGAAGGTGCTAGTTTAGGAAAAGGACTTGGTCATGATTTTCTGCGCCATATTGAACGGTGCAAAATTATTGTCCATGTGATTGACATGTCCGGGAACTATGGGACCGAAAATGTGGTTGCCAATTATCATAAAATTCAAAATGAATTAAAATTATATAATTATAAGTTAGAACTTCGCAAAGAATTAATTGTTGCTAATAAAATGGATATTGACAATGCTCGCGAAAACTTACAAGAATTTAAACAACAAATTAAAAATGTTCATATTATTGAAACAAGTGGGTTATTAAACCAAAATTTAGATGTTTTATTAAACTGGGTTGGGGATTTTTTAGCCGAAATTAAGGAAAACAAAGCGTTATGACAACTTGGAGAAGCAGAACCTACAAGTGATGCTAGTTATAAATATTATACTTATGAAGAAAAACAACCAGATGTTCAAATTATTAATTTAGGAAATGGACTTTGAAAAGTTGAGGGTGAAAGCGTTTTTAAAGCTTACCATAAAACACCAATTTCAACTTATGATAACTTATTATTATTTAATAAAAAATTGCAAGATCTCAAAGTATTTGAAATGTTATGTGCCAAAGGAATCCAACCCGGCGATACAGTTAAAATTTTTGATTATGAATTAGAATGGGATGGTTAA
- the nadE gene encoding NAD(+) synthase — protein MEKLQDYLDYLVTWIRQEVAAAHCQGVIVGLSGGIDSALVALLGQKAFPNNHLTVIMPCHSNPVDQEYSMKLVNNHQLTSQFVDLTTTYDELVKNLSLSPNNKLALANIKPRLRMTTLYALGQAHQYLVLGTDNADEWHIGYFTKYGDGGVDLVPIIHLLKGEVRQAAKLLGVCPEIITRKPTAGLWENQTDEDELGFTYQELDNYLQGFETSSIISEKIKKLHTISEHKRKLAKAPARAFSKLKF, from the coding sequence ATGGAAAAATTACAAGATTATTTAGATTATTTAGTTACTTGAATTCGCCAAGAAGTAGCAGCCGCTCATTGCCAGGGGGTTATTGTTGGTTTATCGGGGGGGATTGATTCTGCGCTTGTAGCATTATTAGGACAAAAAGCCTTTCCTAATAACCATTTAACGGTGATAATGCCTTGTCATTCTAATCCGGTTGACCAGGAATATAGTATGAAACTAGTCAATAACCACCAGTTAACATCCCAATTTGTTGATTTAACAACTACTTATGATGAACTAGTGAAAAATTTATCATTATCACCAAATAATAAATTAGCACTAGCCAATATTAAACCTCGTTTACGAATGACAACATTATATGCTTTAGGACAAGCTCATCAATACTTAGTGTTAGGAACTGATAATGCTGATGAATGACATATTGGTTATTTTACTAAATATGGTGATGGCGGAGTTGATTTGGTGCCGATTATTCATTTGCTAAAAGGGGAAGTTCGCCAGGCAGCTAAATTATTAGGTGTTTGTCCAGAAATTATTACCCGGAAACCAACGGCGGGATTATGAGAAAACCAAACCGATGAGGATGAATTGGGTTTTACTTACCAAGAACTTGATAATTATTTACAAGGTTTTGAGACAAGTTCAATCATTAGTGAAAAAATTAAAAAATTACATACTATTTCTGAACATAAAAGAAAATTAGCAAAAGCTCCTGCGCGAGCATTTAGTAAGTTAAAATTTTAA
- the hpf gene encoding ribosome hibernation-promoting factor, HPF/YfiA family has product MKYTIRGKNLEVTQAMQVHINTVFNKLEKYSQVSPNDIVQMDIEFYKENQVHINCSIDIKGKNNFLKAEVTTDDFYKGVEQVSKKMEDQIRRIKNKTYHGNGKKVESFAHAIEKYNDFIEIDDD; this is encoded by the coding sequence ATGAAATATACTATTAGAGGCAAAAATCTTGAAGTAACTCAAGCAATGCAAGTTCATATTAATACAGTATTTAATAAATTAGAAAAATATAGTCAAGTATCTCCTAATGATATAGTTCAAATGGATATTGAATTTTATAAAGAAAATCAAGTCCATATTAATTGTTCAATTGATATAAAAGGAAAAAATAACTTCTTAAAAGCAGAAGTAACTACCGATGATTTTTATAAAGGTGTTGAGCAAGTATCCAAAAAAATGGAAGATCAAATTCGTCGCATTAAAAACAAAACTTATCATGGGAATGGGAAAAAAGTTGAGTCATTTGCCCATGCGATTGAAAAATACAATGATTTTATTGAAATTGATGATGACTAA
- a CDS encoding glycosyltransferase, with translation MKFLDEEHDILNPQINQYINWNIRELNNNVFDILKYVVLRKYPGFYHNLDTHLLSSLDIGKIITNMQSPKLKLEEIPQKYHQYFDSD, from the coding sequence ATTAAATTTTTAGATGAAGAGCATGACATTTTAAATCCTCAGATTAATCAATATATTAATTGAAATATACGAGAATTAAATAATAATGTTTTCGATATTTTAAAGTATGTTGTTTTAAGAAAATATCCTGGTTTTTACCATAATTTAGATACTCATTTATTATCTTCACTTGATATTGGCAAAATTATTACAAATATGCAATCTCCCAAATTGAAATTAGAGGAAATTCCTCAAAAATATCATCAATATTTTGATTCAGATTAA